AGACCTGGCGCCGGCCGACATAGGGCTCCCCGACATGAGTCATCAGCGGCGGATCGGTCGGCAGGTCCTGCTGGATGCTCGTAACGAGATACCCACGCGCGGCGAGCACGTTCGCGAGGAACGAATACTCGGTAGCCTTCACGGTGTTGCCGTTGCTGATAATGGCGAGCGGGAGCTTCCAGAGGCCAAGATTGGCCTTGGTCTCGTAGTCGCGCCGCACCGCGAGCTCGACCGTGACCGGCCGTTGGCGCGCGGCGTCGAACAAACTCAGAGTCTCGTGTCGAATAGCGAACTTGGAGACGACGAAATATTGGCCGACGCCAAGCACGCAGAGAAAAGCCAGGATTGCAAACACCCTCTTCATGGTTCCATCTCAATCACTTTTGACTGAACGTGGTCATTGGGAACTCCCGGATCGAGGGATCGTGAGCAGGGTACTGGATTAAATTTAGGCAAGTCTGTGGGTCTTCGGCCGTCCGATGCCGTCCGAAGCGTTCGAGCGCCAGTATCTGGTCGCGGAATGTCAATCCGTCAGCGCCGCCTGAACGATCTTACGCCGCGGACTCCGATGACTAGCGCCGGCGCGCGACCGCAACGCCAAAGAGAAAGGCAACGAAGAGGCTGGCCAGAGGCGCTTCGCGTGTGATCGCCGCGACGGTGGCGAGCGGCCGGCCGGGCCTTCGCGCTTGCTCGATCGCAAAGGTGAGGCGATCGACTGCGGCGTGCAAGCCTCCCGCGACCTCGCCGATCGTGCGCGACACGTCGGTTGCTGCGTCGATGGCGCGCTCAGCCATGCCGGGCTGGGGATTGGGCTGCGGTACTTCCATGCTCAAGCTCGCGACCTCCCAACCTGACGATATGTTTGAGACCGGCACCTTTGGCTATCCGCGCGTGCGCTCGTTTTGAACAGCGGGCCCGATGGCCTTTGGCTATCCGCGACAGGCGCCGTTAAGAACGGCGGGTGCCGGCCTTGGACTGGCAATTCGACGCCCGGGATTTTGTTCCGAGGCGGAGGGGCGCGGGGCGGCTTTTTCACGCGCTACTCCCCGTGAAACGACGGATGCGAATCTCTGTTAGGCTGGCGCCAAGGAATACCTTGAGGCACGACCTCGAGGCCCAACCTTGCAGACCCAGGAGATTGCCGTGACCGATCAGACCATGACGGATCGAGCTCGGCGCATCGCCTTGATCGGCGCGCCCATCGACATGGGGGCTTCGCAGCGTGGCACCCTGATGGGACCTGCAGCGCTGCGCACCGCCGGCCTTGCAACTTTGCTCGAGAGCCTCGACCTCGATGTCGTTGACTACGGCGATCTCTCCGTTGCCGAGGTCGGAGATCTCACCGACAGGCCACCCGCAAAGGCCAATCATTACCGGGAGATCCAGCGCTGGACGCGCCTGCTGAGCAGTCGCGGCTATGAGATCGCGCAGACCGGCGCGATCCCGATCTTTCTTGGCGGTGATCACACGCTGTCGATGGGTTCGGTCAACGCCATGGCCCGCCACTGGCACGAGCGCGGACGCGAGCTGTTCGTGCTCTGGCTGGATGCGCATGCTGACTACAACACGCCGGAGACGACGATCACGGCCAACATGCACGGCATGTCGGCGGCATTTTTGTGCGGTGAACCGGGCCTCGACGGCCTCTTGGGCGATGATCCACGTGCCCCGATCGATCCCGACAGGCTCGATCTGTTCGGGACGCGGTCGATCGACAAGCTCGAAAAGGATCTAATGCGTACGCGCCGGATCAGGGCTGCCGACATGCGCCAGATCGACGAGTTCGGCGTCGCCGTACTGATCCGGCGCGTGATCGAGCGCGTCAAGGCGAGTAACGGCGTGCTGCATGTCAGCTTCGATGTCGACTTCCTCGACCCTTGTGTCGCGCCTGGCGTCGGCACCACGGTGCCGGGCGGAGCAACTTACCGCGAGGCGCATCTGATCATGGAGCTCCTGCACGATTCCGGGGTAGTAGGTTCGGTCGACATCGTCGAGCTCAATCCGTTCCTCGACGAGCGCGGGCGCACCGCCCGCACCGCCGTCGAGCTGATCGGCAGTCTGTTCGGACAGCAGATCACCGACCGGCCCACACCCAGCAACGCGATCGCGCCGGGCGAGTGAGGCGGACATGCCGGCGAGGCCTTGTGCGTCGCAAAGAAGGGAACCGCTGTTGCGGCAGGCGGATTTAGATCGGACTTGATCGAAATCGCCTCCTTTTTGAAACGCCGACGAATTGCAAAAGCCTTTGTCGGAAGGTTTCATGCGGGCTAAGCGCAAGCCGAGGACCCCCGAATGAGAAGCAAAAGAGACGCCGATACCAATCTCGCGAGGGCCTCACGCCGTCGCTTCCTGCAAGGCAGCACCGCAGTGGTGGGAGGCGCGGCTCTCGGCGCAGGCAATTCCGCTGCTGCCGACACGAGCAACGTTCCGCCCAACATTCCCGAATGGATGAAGGCGCCGGGCGAGCCGATGGGAAGCCAGCCTTATGGCGCGCCATCGCCGTTCGAGAAGAACGTCGTCAAGAACATCTCGCCCAATCTCAAGCAATACATTTCCGCATCGGGCCGCACGCCATTGCAGGAGCTCGATGGCATCATCACACCGAATGGCCTGTTTTATGAGCGTCATCATGGTGGGGTCCCGACGATCGACCCCGCGCAACATCGGTTGATGCTGCACGGCCTCGTCGACCGTCCGCTGATCTTCACCATGGACGATCTGCGGCGTTTTCCGTCGGAGTCGCACGTCTACTTTCTCGAATGCTCCGGCAATCCCGTCTATACGAAGCCTTACGGCAAGACCGCCTCGGACCTCGTTGGTCTCTTGAGCTGCGCGGAGTGGACCGGCGTGAGCCTGAAGCTCGTGCTCCATGAGGCCGGGCTGAAGCCCGAGGCGAATTGGGTGATCGCGGAAGGCGCGGACGCTGCCGCGCTGACCCGCAGCATCCCACTCGAGAAGTGCCTTGATGACGCGATGCTTGTCTACAGCCAGAATGGCGAGCGGCTGCGGCCGCAGCAGGGCTATCCGCTGCGGCTGTTCTTACCGGGCTACGAAGGCAACATGAGCGTGAAGTGGCTGCGGCGACTGCACGTGACGGCGGAGCCGGTCCATTCGCGCGAGGAGACCTCGAAATACACCGACCTTTTGCCGGACGGCAGCGCGCGTGAATTCAGCTTCTACATGGAAGCCAAGTCGATCATCACCCGTCCCTCGGGCGGGCAGCGCCTGACAACGCCAGGCTTCCACGAAATCACCGGCATCGCCTGGAGCGGACATGGCAAGATCGCGCGTGTCGAGGTGTCGGTCGACGGTGGCAGGAACTGGCAGGACGCGCAATCGCAAGAACCGGTGCTGACGCGTGCGCTGACACGCTTCCGTCTGCCCTGGCGATGGGATGGTCAGCCGGCGGTGATCCAGAGCCGGGCCATCGACGAGACCGGCTATGTGCAGCCGACGCTCGCCGAGCTGCTGGCAGTGCGTGGCGAGAACCACTTCTACCACAACAACGCCATCTGGCCGTGGCGGATCGCGGAGAACGGCGAGGTGACCAATGCGCAGGCGTAAGCTTCGGTCCGTCGCATTCGCGATCCTGGTCCCGGCCTGCGTGACGGGTGCGCAGGCGCAAACCCCCTACGGCATCGGACGGTCGGCGACGCCGGCAGAGATCGCGGGCTGGAATATCGACATCGGGCGCGACGGCAGCAATCTGCCGGAGGGCCGAGGCACCGTCAGTCATGGACGCGAGGTATTCGATCAGCAATGCGCTTCGTGCCATGGGGAGAAGGGGGAGGGCGGCGTCGGCGACCGTCTGGTCGGCGGGCAGGGGACGCTCGGAACGGCCAAGCCGATTCGCACGGTCGGCAGCTATTGGCCCTACGCACCTACTCTCTTCGATTACATCCGCCGCGCCATGCCGCAGAATGCGCCGCAGTCACTCAGCGACGACGACGTCTATGCAGTATCGGCCTATGTTTTGAGCCTGAATGGGCTGGTTGCGTCGGATGCAACGCTGGATGCGAAATCTTTGGCAGCCATCAAAATGCCGAACCGCGACGGTTTCGTGCGGGATTCCCGGCCGGATGTCAGAAATTCGGCCTGCAAGAGACGATGTTGAGCCGACCGGCCGCGGAACCCTCAGCAGTGCAATCGAATTGACGTCGAGAGGAAACGACTCAGGTCATCTTGATGGAACGAAATCGCATCAGGAATCGCCTTGGCATGGACGAAGCGCTCCGGCATCCCGGCGTGATTGCGCTGATCGTCGCTGGGCTGACGATTGCCGCGATGCTGCTCGTGGACCACGGGCCGTGGAGCCGGGCCAAGGTTCAGCCGGCCCATGTTGCGCTGTATCACACCACTGGCGAGGCAGCGCGTGCCGCGGGCGCCGATGTGCGTCCGACCGACCCGAAATCGGCGGTCGAACCAGATCGGCCGGGCCCGAAGACGTCCCCGACCGTCAATCCCGTGACGCCGTAGAGGAGGTCAGCTCTCTACGTTGAAATTGCAGTCGAGCAGGATGTCGACTTCGGGGCTCGCGCCGTCGCAGGCCACGATCTTTCCCGGGATCGTCCTAAAATTGCACCGGGCGTTGACGTTTTTGGCCACAATCGGGACCGACGTTGGGGCCATGAAATTCTTGGGCTTGATTTCGATCCTGGCGTTGCTCACCATGAGCGGGGCCGCCATTTCCGACCAGCTTCTGACCGCGGATCAGCACGTCGCGCAACGGGTCCAGTAGGGCGCGGCGGGCGAAGCCCGCGCATTAGGTCATTTTTTGAGTGTGGCCTTGTCGGAAAACCGCTGTGCGCTCTTCCGGATCATGCTCTAGCGATCCTCGTCTCCCTCAACGGATCATGGACGAGCCGAGCAAGGCGAGGACGGCGAGCGCCATCAGCGCGGTGCCGAGCCAGCCGAGCGCGATCAGCCAGGTCCGCGCCTTGAAGCGGCCCATAAGCGGGGCGCTCGAGACGATCAGCATCATCATCGCCATGATCGGCACGGCGACGATGCCGTTGAGCACGGCGCTCCACACCAGCATGTGGATCGAGTCGATCCCGGTGAAGCCGAGGCCGAAGCCGATCACCGTCGCGGTCGCGATGATGGTGTAGAAGCCGACCGCTTCGTCCGGCTTCGCCTCAAGCGTGGCGCGCCATCCGAAGATTTCCGCAACACCGTAGGCCGCCGAGCCCGCCAGCACCGGGATCGCCAGCATGCCGGTGCCGATGATGCCGAGGCCGAACAGGAGGAAGGTGAAGTCGCCGGCGAGCGGCCGCAGCGCCTCGGCGGCCTCAGTAGCCGAATTGATGTTGGTGACGTCGTTCGCGTGCAGGACGGACGCCGTGGTCAGGATGATGAAGAAAGCGATGCCGTTGGAGAGCAGCATGCCGGCCGTGGTGTCGATCTTGATGCGCGTGAGCTCCGGATCGCCGCCTCGCAGAAGCTTGCGCAGCGCGCGGCGGTGCTTGCCGTTCATCTCTTCGACCTCCTGGGACGCCTGCCAGAAGAAGAGATAGGGGCTGATGGTGGTGCCGAGCACTGCGACCACCATCATGAAATAGTCGGCGCTGACATTCGTCTTCGGCCACACTGCGGCGAGCAGTGCCGTGCTCCACGGAATCTTGACGGTGAAGGCCGTCGCCACATAGGCGAACAACGACAACGTCAAGAATTTGAGCACCGGCGCGTAGCGGCGATAGGGCAAAAAAACCTGGAGCAGGGTCGAGGTCGCGGCAAAGATCAGCGCATGCTCATGATTGAGGCCGCCAATGACCAGCGAGAGCGACGCCGCCATCGCGGCGATGTCGGCGGCGATGTTGAAAGTGTTCGCCGCGACGAGAAGGGCGACGAGCGCGATCACGAGCCAGCGCGGCGCAAGCGTCATGGCGTTGGCGGCGAGGCCCTTGCCGGTGACCCGGCCGATCTGCGCGCTCACGAGCTGGATGGCGATCATGAACGGCGTGGTCAAAAACACCGTCCAGAGCAGTCCGTAACCGAACTGCGCGCCCGCCTGCGAATAGGTCGCGATCCCCGACGGATCGTCGTCGGCCGCGCCGGTGATCAGACCAGGTCCCAGCCTTCGCAGCAGCGTCGGCACGGATTTCGTCGGTGCGAGGGCGCCGTCGCTCATGAAGGGGCAGTCTCGATCTGCTCTTTTTCCGGAATGGCGAAGTCACGGATCTAATGCGGCGCGCGAACGATAGTTCCCGGCGAAACCGGCGCATTGCGATGCATCAACTCGCGCGCAGCACGTCGCACGGCCCGCGTCCGGTTTGACACGTCGGGCAAAACATCTGTAGAGACGTAGCATCGCAATCACCGTCGAGCCCGCGCCGTCGTCGGTCGCGGGCTTCGTCATGTGGATATCGGGGACAGGCTATTTGATGCTGACGAACATGCCCCAGGCGGCGGCGAGTGCGGCGCCCGAGAAGACGATCATCGGGTTCTCGCAGAAAGCGCTGCCATAGGTGCACATGGTTGCACCGAGCGAGCCTATCTCGTGATGGCCCGCCGAGTAGAACAGTCCCGACAGCACCAGCAATGCGGCGGCGACGTAATACATCGACCATCTCTCCTCGGTTGCCCTGGCGTCCCGCTTCCCGATCAGACGGCTGACGCGCGGACACGGCGTGCCGCCAGCATGGCGCGGACAGGTTGCATTCCGCCAAATCCGATTTGCTGCATTTAGATAAAATTTGATCGGTGCAAAGCACCCGGCGGGGCGGCGACATCGGAATGTACTTGTGCGACCCGCGCGGGCCGGGATGCCGCCTCAATTCGAGCGACGCGACGCAACTACGGGTGGCTTTGTCCATTTCGTCTTCCCGACGAAACACGTCTGAAACACAGGTGAAACCAGATCGTTCTGAACTGCGCCAGCCGCGGGCTCGACCAAAGAGAAGGAGACAACCATGATTCAGGTCGGTTCGAAGGAGGAGGCCGCATTTCTGCTGGCGCTGTTTGGGACGCATACCCAGCCCATCAAGCAGCCGAAGTCATCGCGCGGGCAGACCTGAACCCATGCCACGTCCGGACCGAGATCGCGCGATTATCCGCTTGGACTACCTCCAAGTTTCCCTATGCGGCCATCAGTGCAGGCCCCAGCATGTGCGCGAGAGAGGAGTTCTGCATGAGTCGCTCACCGTCAATCGTGCCACAAGGTGCCGACCATGACGTCTATCTGGTGTTGAACGACTTTGGCAGGCTTGGCCGCGCCTGGTGCGAGGCAGATGAGGAGGGCACCCATCGTGAGGCGGTGATCCGTCAACTCTTCGAAGACCATTACAGCCACCCGGTTCGCATCGTGGCATTCAACACCGCCGAGGGATGGTCGCGCGATGTAACGACCGATATCGCCGATGAAGTTCGTCGCCGGTTCTCCGAATACGAAGAGGTGCCGCATTCTGTTCAAGAATTTTTGGAAAGTGCTGTCCGGCGCTGAGCTGCTTCGCTCGAGAAGTTCGCCGCCTTCATATGAGAAAGATGATGCTGGACGAAGAGTTTAACAGGCAGCGCGCCAAGGTGTTGCGCGATCTTGCAGAACAAGCAGACCCGTTCATCAGAAGACGCCTCTTGCATCTGGTGGAGCGCTACGAACCCAATCGGCGGCCTGCACGGGATGACCAGCAACTCGTGCGTCCCCAAAAGGGCGCTGACCGTTAAGCAAGATCCTGCAATCCTGCATCGTGACTTGCGCCCTCGGCGATCCAATCTTGATCGAGATTTGTGAGTCAGCCTGCGGCCGCGGGCAGCGTCACAGGTTGAACTTGCGGTTGTGCTAATCTGCGGTTGCTTGCGAGCGCCGGAGCGAGGCGTAGGATTCGTGTGATTTGATTCGAGTAATTTGCAAAGAGTGGGGGTCAGCTTGGCAGCCGTCCTCGTTTTCAAGATCACCATTGTTGGATTGGGCGTCTTTTCGACGATCCTTGCCTTTCAGCTCATCAGCACATGAAGAAGAGGCCGCCTCGAGCGGCCTTTTTTCATTTTTCATGCGCGCGATGACAGGCGGCCCACCGTGCATTAAAGCAGGTAATTCCCGCACATCCGTGCGCAGCTATTCAAAAAGCGAAAGGGGCCGCCTTGCGGCGACCCCTTGCCGGTTGAAATCGCTTTCGGGATGAAATCCAGCCCCGGCAGGGTCAGCTTATGCGCCTCCTGACAGGATCGGAAATCCCGGACTATTACTGTGCGCAATACTGACCTTATTCCAGCCGTTGGTTCCCGGTTTGGAACCGAATTCGGGCGCTTAGCTGCCCGGCGGGCTGTAGGACGAGCGCAGCTTGGCCGCGTTCTGCCGCACCTGCTTGATCTCGTCCTGCGTGAAGAGCCGTGTCAGTTTCACGTTCTGCAGTGTGCCCGCCGTGACGGTCAGGCCGGAGATCGCTGGAGCCGTACTCGGATCAGGTACGTCGAAAATTACCAGAACGCCCGGGCCGTCGGCCGCAACGCTGTACATCGAGACCAGCTTTCCTCCGGCTGCCTCGATGAGTTTTCTCGCCGCTTCCTGACGATTGGTCGTCGGGTTCTCCAATATCGCATTGAGTGCGCGTGGCGTGTATTGCCCCGTGAGACAGAAATGCATGGCTATCCTCCTTCTGAAATTGTGGCCGTTAACGTTCGTGCCGTGACGAGTTGATCGTGACGACGGCCGTGTCTGAAAATGAAGAGTGAAATGCCCGCCGTGGGCACAAACGCCGCCAGTAATTGACGAGAGTCCGGCACATCTCGTTGGCGGCTCGCGCGCACGATACACTAGCTAGCGCGCGTGCAGAAGGCGTTTCCACATGCTCGCTTGTGAGCCAACTGTCGCACCATCGCAAATTGCGAAGGCGATAAATTTCGCAACGATGATCGATGCAATGGCAACGAAGTACCGTCGCCGAACGATCACGTGGGTATGAACGGCTTCTTTGATCCGAACGAAAATCCGACGTCGGCTTGGCAGGCGCTATCAAGCAACCTTCGCCGGAGATGATCGCTGAGGGAGGCACAACATGGAGCACGCGTACGGTCGAGCCCTGGGATACGAGCGCTTACACTCGCCCACATACTCGCGGATGCGAGCAGGAATTCAGCGAAGGTCCTCGTGCAGTCTTCGGTTACCGCACCCACGACGAGTCCGGGGCGAATTGAAGGTGCCAAACTTTCTCTCAGGTTCAATATCGAACCAAAGCTCTCTGGCGCAATTGATCTCTCCATCACCGGCCAAGGCCTCGTCCGTAGGCGTCGGTGGCTGAGAGACCGATCGCTTTCCCGCCTGCACAACAGACGGAGCACGGCCATGCCGGAGGACATCGGCAATATCCACTGCCTTCACGATGAAGCTGCTGCGATCACGACGCAGAATGCCTACATGCGCGATATCTTGGCGCGGTCCCTGGAATTACTTCGAACGCACGTCCCGGACACTTTCCTGGGCCGCAAGACTCAGGAGCCCTTCCCCAAAGAGAAATACGCTGCGCCAGAGCCTTCCCTGACCGCCAACGAGATTGAAACGGCAGGCGTCAGGCCGGAGTGAAGCTCGCTGGTCATTCTGCGTGCCCGCTGAGCGTGCGAGGTCAGGTGTAAGTGTTCAAGCAGAAGCCGCCCCGCCTCAGGGAGAGCGGCATCGGCGCGCGCCAACAGGGGATCTGGCATTGACCCGTGCATGGCAGAGCAACACCGTTTCGGAAAAGTGTTTCTCGTTGAGAGACCGCTTCGATTAGGGCTATCAGTTGCATTCGCCTGCGCCGCCCGAAGGTCATCATTTGCCATGATATCGGCGGGATGCAGGTTCGCGGGAAGGCTCAGGCAGAGCTGCAGGTGCAGGAATTGATTGAAGGCGCGCGGCCGGTAGTCGGCGAAGGCCTCGCCATCGACGAAATCATGCTTGCGATAGAGCTCCAGCGCCGGCCCGCTTCCTGTTTCGAGGCTCAAGCGAGTGAGCCTGCGCGCTTTGGCTTCGGTTGCGATGTGCGCCAGCAGCATCCCCGCGATGTCCTTGCGTAAGTGATAGGGATTGGTGCGGATCGACTTCACTTCGCCGCCTCCGTCGTCCAGCTCCTGCAGCGCGCCGATGCCGACCACCTCGTCCCCTTGCCAGACCGACCGGACGGTGATGCCTGGCGCCTTCAGTCCCGACAGGTCGACCGCGAAGACGCTTTCGGGCGGCGAGCTCGCATGTATGCCCGCGAGGTGCAGCGCGAGCAGGCGCCGCTTTGCTTCACCGGTGAGATCGTTCTTCGCGGACCTGTGCGCGTCTGACGGGCAGAGCCGACAGAGTGGTCGGTTGCTCCATCATCTCGCAACGACGGTGTGCTCAGCCTGCCATCGATCAAGACGGGGTCAAGAGATGGCCGGTACGAGTTTGACACGTCGGGCAAGACACCGGCAGACTGGTATCATCGAGATGAGTTTGTTGGGCTCGCGCGGAGCAGTCCGCTGCGGGTCTTTCGCTTTTCTGGTCGAGATCAAACGGTTGGAACACACCAAGCGGACAAGATGCCGCGCCCCTACGATTGGCGAAGTGTCCTGACTCGCGTTTCGTGCACACTGCCGGACGCAATGACCGAGACCGATGCAGAAAGGTTCCGGAGGGAGGCCGAGGAATGCCGCCAGATGGCAGCCAGGGCGATCAATCCTGCGGATCGGGACGGATGGCTCAAGCTCGCGGATGACTGGATCAAGCTCGCAAGCGAGGCCGAAGGGAAGGGACGGCTTCGGCCCTAGAAGCGGGTCGAGAATGTGACGCGTGCTCGGTTCGTGGCCGCCACTGCGACGTTGACGCGTCGGGAAAAACACCGGCAAGGTGGCATCATCGAGACACGTTGCCCGCGAGGGCAAGCCGCTCCATCAGAGCGCCGGCATGATCGAGCTTGTAACTAGTCATCCTTCGACAGATCGCGCGGGCCTTTGGGAAGGTCGATCGTGCCGCCCTCGCCGTGGACGAGGTCGCGGTCCCCGCCGTCTTTCTCGCTGGCGTCCTCGATGATCGCCTCTTGCGTCTCGTGCCTCTTATCGTGGCGCGGCTTCGGTCCCGGCAGATATTGCGGCGTCTTGGGCATCATGGTCGATCCTCCTGACTGAGGTAACACCAGCCAACTCGAATGGTTTTTTCGGTGAGTGCTCGGGCGGGCAACCGGAAAAGGAGCGATAGCCAAGACAAAGTTTGACGCGTCGGGCAAAACACCGGCAGAGTAGTATCATCGATACGAGTTCGTTGAAGCCCGCGCGGGAAGCAATCCGCCGCGGGTTTTTGCGTCTCGATTTGAGATCGGACGGCGACGCATCTCAACCTCGTTCCCCATAGATAATGCGTTCACGGAGCGCCGGTCGGCGCACCGCCGTCCGAGTCCGGCGCGGCAAATTCTTTGACCGATACTCAAACCTAGAAAGCGAGCCGTGATGGCGACGATTGAAAGAAAGCCTCTGCCTCCACCTGGCTCGGTGGGACCGTCACAATCAGCGC
The DNA window shown above is from Bradyrhizobium sp. CB1650 and carries:
- a CDS encoding GYD domain-containing protein yields the protein MHFCLTGQYTPRALNAILENPTTNRQEAARKLIEAAGGKLVSMYSVAADGPGVLVIFDVPDPSTAPAISGLTVTAGTLQNVKLTRLFTQDEIKQVRQNAAKLRSSYSPPGS
- the soxC gene encoding sulfite dehydrogenase yields the protein MRSKRDADTNLARASRRRFLQGSTAVVGGAALGAGNSAAADTSNVPPNIPEWMKAPGEPMGSQPYGAPSPFEKNVVKNISPNLKQYISASGRTPLQELDGIITPNGLFYERHHGGVPTIDPAQHRLMLHGLVDRPLIFTMDDLRRFPSESHVYFLECSGNPVYTKPYGKTASDLVGLLSCAEWTGVSLKLVLHEAGLKPEANWVIAEGADAAALTRSIPLEKCLDDAMLVYSQNGERLRPQQGYPLRLFLPGYEGNMSVKWLRRLHVTAEPVHSREETSKYTDLLPDGSAREFSFYMEAKSIITRPSGGQRLTTPGFHEITGIAWSGHGKIARVEVSVDGGRNWQDAQSQEPVLTRALTRFRLPWRWDGQPAVIQSRAIDETGYVQPTLAELLAVRGENHFYHNNAIWPWRIAENGEVTNAQA
- the rocF gene encoding arginase; the encoded protein is MTDQTMTDRARRIALIGAPIDMGASQRGTLMGPAALRTAGLATLLESLDLDVVDYGDLSVAEVGDLTDRPPAKANHYREIQRWTRLLSSRGYEIAQTGAIPIFLGGDHTLSMGSVNAMARHWHERGRELFVLWLDAHADYNTPETTITANMHGMSAAFLCGEPGLDGLLGDDPRAPIDPDRLDLFGTRSIDKLEKDLMRTRRIRAADMRQIDEFGVAVLIRRVIERVKASNGVLHVSFDVDFLDPCVAPGVGTTVPGGATYREAHLIMELLHDSGVVGSVDIVELNPFLDERGRTARTAVELIGSLFGQQITDRPTPSNAIAPGE
- a CDS encoding divalent metal cation transporter, with amino-acid sequence MSDGALAPTKSVPTLLRRLGPGLITGAADDDPSGIATYSQAGAQFGYGLLWTVFLTTPFMIAIQLVSAQIGRVTGKGLAANAMTLAPRWLVIALVALLVAANTFNIAADIAAMAASLSLVIGGLNHEHALIFAATSTLLQVFLPYRRYAPVLKFLTLSLFAYVATAFTVKIPWSTALLAAVWPKTNVSADYFMMVVAVLGTTISPYLFFWQASQEVEEMNGKHRRALRKLLRGGDPELTRIKIDTTAGMLLSNGIAFFIILTTASVLHANDVTNINSATEAAEALRPLAGDFTFLLFGLGIIGTGMLAIPVLAGSAAYGVAEIFGWRATLEAKPDEAVGFYTIIATATVIGFGLGFTGIDSIHMLVWSAVLNGIVAVPIMAMMMLIVSSAPLMGRFKARTWLIALGWLGTALMALAVLALLGSSMIR
- a CDS encoding GNAT family N-acetyltransferase; protein product: MVGIGALQELDDGGGEVKSIRTNPYHLRKDIAGMLLAHIATEAKARRLTRLSLETGSGPALELYRKHDFVDGEAFADYRPRAFNQFLHLQLCLSLPANLHPADIMANDDLRAAQANATDSPNRSGLSTRNTFPKRCCSAMHGSMPDPLLARADAALPEAGRLLLEHLHLTSHAQRARRMTSELHSGLTPAVSISLAVREGSGAAYFSLGKGS
- a CDS encoding cytochrome c is translated as MRRRKLRSVAFAILVPACVTGAQAQTPYGIGRSATPAEIAGWNIDIGRDGSNLPEGRGTVSHGREVFDQQCASCHGEKGEGGVGDRLVGGQGTLGTAKPIRTVGSYWPYAPTLFDYIRRAMPQNAPQSLSDDDVYAVSAYVLSLNGLVASDATLDAKSLAAIKMPNRDGFVRDSRPDVRNSACKRRC